TACCATCTTGGGTGTTTAGCCTACCTTGGCTATCCTTGTTGTCCCTCAGTCATAATCGGTTAAGTGGTTCTTTTCCTCAATCACTTGTGAATGTCACAAACCTTCATAGCCTTGACCTTTCATCAAATAACATCACCGTCGATGAAGGAATACAAATCACTTTTCCTAGCCTAGAAACTTTGCTGTTATCATCTTGTGAACTGAAGGAATTTCCACACTTCTTGAGAAATGTAAAGACACTTGGGATCTTGGACATTTCTAACAATAAGATTCGTGGCCAAATCCCAAACTGGTTTAGCAGCATGAGGTGGGACAACTTGTGGTACCTAAACCTTTCGCATAATTCATTAACAGGCCACCTACCACAATTTCGTTACCATTATCTAAGGTATCTTGATCTTAAATTTAACTCCCTTCACGGTCCACTACCTTCATCTCTTTGTAACATGAACAAGCTTGAATTTCTAGATTTATCACGCAACTACTTCAGTAACTTGATTCCAAGTTGCTTGGGAAGCATGACTAAGCTAACGGTGTTGGACTTAAGAAGGAACAATTTCACAGGAAGTCTTCCCCCATTATGTGCGCAGAGAACTTCATTGAGAACCATTGTCTTGAATGGTAATCAACTTGAAGGAGCTCTCCCTTTGTCCTTGCTCAACTGTCATGGTCTAGAAGTTCTTGATGTGGGGAACAACGCTATAAATGACACATTTCCAGCTTGGCTAGGAAAACTTCAAGAACTGCAGGTCCTGGTATTAAAGTCCAATGTGTTCCATGGACCTATAAGTACTTGTCAGACTAAGTTTTGCTTTCCCAAGTTGCGAATTTTTGATCTTTCTCGTAATGAATTCAATGGCTCACTTCCTGCAAGAGTTTTTGGAAACTTCAAGACAATGATTAAATTAGATGGTGAAGACACAGGAGAGATCATATACATGCAATCAGCTGAGCATTCATTATACACAACGTATGAGGATTCAGTGGGTTTGGTAATCAAAGGCCAGGATATTCAGCTAGAAAGAATTAGCACAATCATGACAACCATAGATCTCTCAAGCAACCATTTTGAAGGTGTCATTCCAAAAACACTAACGGATCTCAGCTCACTTTGGCTACTCAATTTATCCCGCAACAATCTCACAGGTGATATTCCAATGGAACTGGGACAGTTGAATAAGCTTGAAGCGTTAGATCTCTCTTGGAATCGGCTCACAGGAAAGATTCCACAGGAATTGACAAGAATGAACTTTCTGGCTTTCTTAAACCTCTC
This sequence is a window from Solanum dulcamara chromosome 10, daSolDulc1.2, whole genome shotgun sequence. Protein-coding genes within it:
- the LOC129870938 gene encoding receptor-like protein 7, which translates into the protein MDCCTWNGVACDMLTGHVIGLDLSCSLLLGSIHPNSSLFQLHHLHTLNLAYNDFYPSPIPHNIGRLRSLRHLNLSNAYFNGKIPTEISYLSYLVSLDLSYDDYELDERTFETMLQNFTNLEILSLSGVNISSPIPVNMSSSLRYVDLRYTNMQGVLTQSFFLLPNLETLLLRGNELLKGVFPNVHPRNTVLMELDIADTGISGELPDSIGTLSSLNILYLSGCQFSGSIPDSVGNLTQIRELDFSDNNFTSHIPSTIFNFTHLRSLYLSSNSLSGPLPNNASMLQNLKELDLSYNSLNGTIPSWVFSLPWLSLLSLSHNRLSGSFPQSLVNVTNLHSLDLSSNNITVDEGIQITFPSLETLLLSSCELKEFPHFLRNVKTLGILDISNNKIRGQIPNWFSSMRWDNLWYLNLSHNSLTGHLPQFRYHYLRYLDLKFNSLHGPLPSSLCNMNKLEFLDLSRNYFSNLIPSCLGSMTKLTVLDLRRNNFTGSLPPLCAQRTSLRTIVLNGNQLEGALPLSLLNCHGLEVLDVGNNAINDTFPAWLGKLQELQVLVLKSNVFHGPISTCQTKFCFPKLRIFDLSRNEFNGSLPARVFGNFKTMIKLDGEDTGEIIYMQSAEHSLYTTYEDSVGLVIKGQDIQLERISTIMTTIDLSSNHFEGVIPKTLTDLSSLWLLNLSRNNLTGDIPMELGQLNKLEALDLSWNRLTGKIPQELTRMNFLAFLNLSQNHLVGPIPQGPQFNTFENDSYGGNLDLCGPPLSKKCGTSDSSHVPQPLESEEDEDESYFFSGFTWESVVIGYSFGLVVGTVVWSLIFKYRKLKWFVEFFDGIMPHKRRRPKKRAQRQRT